The Streptomyces laurentii genome contains a region encoding:
- a CDS encoding tripeptidylaminopeptidase (TAP-like protein; pfam08386;~identified by MetaGeneAnnotator; putative;~tripeptidylaminopeptidase [Streptomyces scabiei 87.22]), translating into MFGSAGTLIAGTLVASALVAAPAAGAVTGQTRDAEARGAALAAERAAKAGIDWQDCPANWGLEKPIQCGFVTVPVDYARPNGKKIKIAVDRIGATGTAGEHQGSLLYNPGGPGGSGLKFPRRVTTKNPIWANVAKAYDFVGFDPRGVGHSAAISCVDPTEFVKGPKADPVPDNEADKAAQRELAAEYAKGCAEKSGDILPYINTLNTARDLDVVRAALGEEKLNYIGVSYGTYLGAVYGTLYPDHVRRMLVDSVVDPSKDNIWYEANLNQDIAFEGRLKDWMTWVAQNDATYHLGKTYDEVHQQWLTLRAAAKKAPLGGTVGPAELISFFQSAPYYDSTWAPVAEAWSAYAAGDPQPLIDGASADLTDTAGNIASENGNAVYTAVECNDAPWPTSWKKWDRDNSRLHEKYPFMTWANAWMNLPCATWSGPRQKPAQVKTGKGLPPVLIVQSERDAATPYAGAVELHKRFKDSRLITEKNAGSHGVTGLVNPCINSRVDTYLLTGKVDAKDVTCEPHATPKP; encoded by the coding sequence GTGTTCGGCTCCGCCGGCACTCTGATAGCGGGCACGCTCGTCGCCAGCGCGCTCGTCGCCGCCCCGGCCGCCGGGGCCGTCACCGGCCAGACCCGCGACGCCGAGGCCCGGGGCGCCGCCCTCGCCGCCGAGCGCGCGGCGAAGGCCGGCATCGACTGGCAGGACTGCCCCGCCAACTGGGGCCTGGAGAAGCCGATCCAGTGCGGCTTCGTCACCGTCCCGGTCGACTACGCCCGCCCGAACGGCAAGAAGATCAAGATCGCCGTCGACCGGATCGGCGCCACCGGCACCGCCGGTGAGCACCAGGGCTCGCTGCTCTACAACCCGGGCGGCCCCGGCGGCTCCGGCCTGAAGTTCCCGCGCCGCGTCACCACGAAGAACCCGATCTGGGCGAACGTCGCCAAGGCGTACGACTTCGTCGGCTTCGACCCGCGCGGTGTCGGCCACTCGGCGGCCATCTCCTGCGTCGACCCGACCGAGTTCGTCAAGGGCCCCAAGGCCGACCCGGTCCCGGACAACGAGGCCGACAAGGCGGCCCAGCGCGAGCTGGCCGCCGAGTACGCCAAGGGCTGCGCCGAGAAGAGCGGCGACATCCTGCCGTACATCAACACCCTCAACACCGCGCGCGACCTCGACGTCGTCCGCGCGGCCCTCGGCGAGGAGAAGCTCAACTACATCGGTGTCTCCTATGGCACCTACCTGGGTGCCGTCTACGGCACGCTGTACCCGGACCACGTGCGCCGCATGCTGGTCGACAGCGTGGTGGACCCGTCCAAGGACAACATCTGGTACGAGGCCAACCTCAACCAGGACATCGCGTTCGAGGGCCGCCTCAAGGACTGGATGACCTGGGTCGCCCAGAACGACGCCACCTACCACCTCGGCAAGACCTACGACGAGGTCCACCAGCAGTGGCTGACCCTGCGCGCCGCCGCGAAGAAGGCGCCCCTCGGTGGCACCGTCGGACCGGCCGAGCTCATCAGCTTCTTCCAGAGCGCCCCGTACTACGACTCCACCTGGGCCCCGGTCGCCGAGGCCTGGAGCGCGTACGCCGCGGGTGACCCGCAGCCGCTGATCGACGGTGCCTCCGCCGACCTCACGGACACCGCCGGCAACATCGCGTCGGAGAACGGCAACGCCGTCTACACCGCCGTCGAGTGCAACGACGCGCCGTGGCCGACCAGCTGGAAGAAGTGGGACCGGGACAACTCCCGTCTGCACGAGAAGTACCCGTTCATGACCTGGGCGAACGCCTGGATGAACCTGCCCTGCGCCACCTGGTCCGGCCCCCGCCAGAAGCCGGCCCAGGTCAAGACGGGCAAGGGCCTGCCGCCGGTGCTCATCGTCCAGTCCGAGCGGGACGCGGCCACGCCGTACGCCGGCGCCGTCGAGCTGCACAAGCGTTTCAAGGACTCGCGCCTCATCACCGAGAAGAACGCCGGCTCGCACGGTGTCACCGGCCTGGTGAACCCCTGCATCAACAGCCGGGTCGACACGTACCTGCTGACCGGCAAGGTCGACGCCAAGGACGTGACGTGCGAGCCGCACGCCACGCCCAAGCCGTAA
- a CDS encoding urease accessory protein (COG0829 Urease accessory protein UreH;~UreD urease accessory protein; pfam01774;~identified by MetaGeneAnnotator; putative;~urease accessory protein [Streptomyces bingchenggensis BCW-1]), with protein MSLAVHPSEPEADPESVPESAPAPRRTPVPDRASLTATARIAAAPDGSLPVLDGDGPFALRRTRSTGPYTRVTVVGAMSAPLGGDRLALTAEVRDGARLFVDAAAATVALPGGTDTPATYDLTLTVGAGAELRWLPEQLVSAAGSALITRTTVRLDATARLVLREEQILGRHAEPSGTLTTCLTVRRAGRPLLDQELRYGPGAPAGWDGPAVLGGHRATGQLLVVNPEFTDRPVAARLLGEHAVLAPLAGPAALVTAVAPDALALRRTLDDALALLVSA; from the coding sequence ATGAGCCTGGCCGTCCACCCCTCCGAGCCGGAAGCCGACCCCGAGTCCGTGCCCGAGTCCGCACCCGCACCCCGGCGTACCCCGGTGCCCGACCGGGCGAGCCTCACCGCCACCGCCCGGATCGCCGCCGCCCCGGACGGCTCCCTGCCCGTCCTGGACGGCGATGGCCCCTTCGCGCTGCGCCGCACCCGCTCCACCGGCCCGTACACCCGGGTGACCGTCGTCGGTGCGATGAGCGCCCCGCTCGGCGGCGACCGGCTCGCTCTGACGGCCGAAGTGCGGGACGGGGCCCGGCTGTTCGTCGACGCGGCCGCCGCGACCGTCGCGCTGCCGGGCGGCACCGACACCCCCGCCACGTACGACCTCACGCTCACCGTCGGCGCGGGCGCGGAACTGCGCTGGCTCCCCGAACAGCTCGTCTCCGCCGCCGGCTCCGCCCTGATCACCCGCACCACGGTCCGACTCGACGCCACCGCCCGGCTCGTACTGCGCGAGGAGCAGATCCTCGGCCGCCATGCCGAGCCGTCCGGCACGCTCACCACCTGCCTGACCGTCCGCCGCGCCGGCCGTCCGCTGCTCGACCAGGAGCTTCGCTACGGCCCCGGCGCCCCGGCCGGATGGGACGGCCCCGCGGTCCTCGGCGGTCACCGTGCCACCGGCCAACTCCTGGTCGTCAACCCCGAGTTCACCGATCGGCCGGTGGCGGCCCGACTGCTCGGCGAGCACGCCGTTCTCGCCCCGCTCGCGGGGCCGGCCGCCCTCGTCACGGCCGTCGCCCCGGACGCCCTCGCCCTGCGCCGCACCCTCGACGACGCCCTCGCTCTCCTCGTGTCCGCCTGA
- a CDS encoding urease accessory protein (P-loop containing Nucleoside Triphosphate Hydrolases; cl09099;~identified by MetaGeneAnnotator; putative;~overlaps another CDS with the same product name;~urease accessory protein [Streptomyces ghanaensis ATCC14672]), with protein MHLDHGPDHDHGHARAVSADARRPDGSRRALRIGLGGPVGSGKTATVAALCRALRDSLSLAVVTNDIYTREDAEFLLREAVLPPERITAVETGACPHTAIRDDISANLEAVEDLEDAVGPLDLVLVESGGDNLTATFSKGLVDAQIFVIDVAGGDDIPRKGGPGVTTADLLVINKTDLAPYVGSDLGRMERDAKKQRGELPVALTSLRSVEGVAPVTDWVRERLAAWTA; from the coding sequence ATGCACCTCGACCACGGACCCGACCACGACCACGGCCACGCGCGCGCCGTCTCCGCCGACGCCCGCCGGCCCGACGGCAGCCGCCGCGCCCTGCGCATCGGCCTCGGCGGACCCGTCGGCTCCGGCAAGACCGCCACCGTCGCCGCGCTCTGCCGCGCCCTGCGTGACAGCCTCTCCCTCGCCGTCGTCACCAACGACATCTACACCCGCGAGGACGCCGAATTCCTGCTCCGCGAGGCCGTGCTGCCGCCCGAGCGGATCACCGCCGTCGAGACCGGCGCCTGCCCGCACACCGCCATCCGTGACGACATCTCCGCCAACCTCGAAGCCGTCGAGGACCTGGAGGACGCCGTCGGCCCGCTCGACCTCGTCCTCGTCGAATCCGGCGGCGACAACCTCACCGCCACCTTCTCCAAGGGCCTGGTCGACGCCCAGATCTTCGTCATCGACGTCGCCGGCGGCGACGACATCCCGCGCAAGGGCGGTCCCGGCGTCACCACCGCCGACCTCCTCGTCATCAACAAGACCGACCTCGCCCCCTACGTCGGCTCCGACCTCGGCCGCATGGAGCGCGACGCGAAGAAGCAGCGCGGCGAACTCCCCGTCGCGCTCACATCGTTGCGTTCCGTCGAGGGTGTCGCCCCGGTCACCGACTGGGTCCGGGAACGACTGGCGGCCTGGACCGCATGA
- a CDS encoding urease accessory protein (UreF; pfam01730;~Urease accessory protein UreF [Posttranslational modification, protein turnover, chaperones]; COG0830;~identified by MetaGeneAnnotator; putative;~urease accessory protein [Streptomyces ghanaensis ATCC14672]) has product MSISAARAALLVLADGRFPAGGHAHSGGAEAAVRAGRLTDAAGLEAFCRGRLHTTGLTAAGLGAAAALGADPYALDEAADARTPSPALRAVARRLGRQLMRAARTAWPGPELDRLAAAFPRGAHQPVVLGTAARAAGLGPEGAAHCVVYETAGGPATAVVRLLGLDPFQATAVLARLAPVMDQVAAEAVARARNAVREGRLDALPAASAPLLDLTAEQHATWPVRLFAS; this is encoded by the coding sequence ATGTCCATCTCCGCGGCGCGTGCCGCGCTCCTCGTGCTCGCCGACGGGCGGTTCCCCGCCGGCGGGCACGCCCACTCCGGTGGCGCCGAGGCCGCCGTCCGGGCCGGCCGGCTCACCGACGCCGCAGGCCTGGAGGCATTCTGCCGCGGCCGGCTGCACACCACCGGCCTCACCGCGGCCGGCCTCGGCGCCGCCGCGGCCCTCGGCGCCGACCCGTACGCCCTCGACGAGGCCGCCGACGCCCGCACCCCCTCACCCGCCCTGCGGGCCGTCGCCCGCCGGCTCGGCCGCCAGCTGATGCGGGCCGCCCGCACGGCCTGGCCCGGACCCGAACTCGACCGGCTCGCCGCCGCGTTCCCGCGCGGCGCGCACCAGCCCGTCGTCCTCGGAACCGCCGCGAGGGCCGCCGGACTCGGCCCCGAGGGCGCCGCGCACTGCGTCGTGTACGAGACGGCCGGCGGGCCCGCGACCGCGGTCGTACGGCTGCTCGGCCTGGACCCGTTCCAGGCCACCGCCGTCCTCGCCCGGCTCGCCCCCGTGATGGACCAGGTGGCCGCCGAGGCGGTCGCCCGCGCCCGGAACGCCGTCCGCGAGGGCCGCCTGGACGCGCTGCCCGCCGCGTCCGCCCCGCTGCTCGACCTGACCGCCGAACAGCACGCGACCTGGCCCGTCCGCCTCTTCGCCTCGTGA
- a CDS encoding urease subunit alpha (Urease alpha-subunit; Urease isa nickel-dependent metalloenzyme that catalyzes the hydrolysis of urea to form ammonia and carbon dioxide. Nickel-dependent ureases are foundin bacteria, fungi and plants. Their primary role is to allow the use of...; cd00375;~flap region;~identified by MetaGeneAnnotator; putative;~subunit interactions [polypeptide binding];~urease subunit alpha [Streptomyces cattleya NRRL 8057= DSM46488];~urease subunit alpha; Reviewed; PRK13206), with the protein MPELHRAVYADLFGPTTGDRIRLADTDLLVRIEEDRSGGPGLAGEEAVFGGGKVIRESMGQSRVTRAEGAPDTVITGAVVLDHWGVVKADIGIRDGRITALGKAGNPDTMDGVHPDLVIGPETEVIVGNGRIVTAGAVDTHVHFIGPGVVEQALATGTTTLVGGGTGPAEGSKATTVTPGPWHMARMFEALDTFPVNIGLLGKGNTMSREAMHSQLRGGALGFKIHEDWGATPAVIDTCLDVCDETGTQLAIHTDTLNEAGFVGDTLAAIKGRTIHTYHTEGAGGGHAPDIITVVSEPHVLPSSTNPTRPHTVNTIKEHLDMLMVCHHLNPAVPEDLAFAESRIRGTTIAAEDILHDLGAISIMSSDSQAMGRVGEVIMRTWQTAHVMKNRRGALPGDGDADNHRARRYVAKYTINPAVAQGLDHLVGSVESGKLADLVLWEPAFFGVKPLLVLKGGHIAYAQLGDANASIPTPQPVLPRPMFGALGRAAAAGSVNFTAPAAIEDGLPERLGLGKEFAVIGSTRRTTKADMRENDAMPRVEVDPDRFQVRIDGDLVEQQPVEELPMAQRYFLF; encoded by the coding sequence GTGCCTGAGCTGCACCGCGCCGTGTACGCCGACCTGTTCGGCCCCACCACCGGCGACCGGATCCGGCTCGCCGACACCGATCTGCTCGTACGGATCGAGGAGGACCGCTCCGGCGGCCCCGGTCTGGCGGGCGAGGAAGCCGTCTTCGGCGGCGGCAAGGTCATCCGCGAGTCGATGGGCCAGTCCCGCGTCACCCGCGCCGAGGGCGCCCCCGACACGGTGATCACCGGCGCGGTCGTCCTCGACCACTGGGGTGTCGTCAAGGCCGACATCGGCATCCGCGACGGCCGGATCACCGCCCTCGGCAAGGCCGGCAACCCCGACACCATGGACGGAGTCCACCCCGATCTGGTCATCGGCCCCGAGACCGAGGTGATCGTCGGCAACGGCCGCATCGTCACCGCCGGGGCCGTCGACACCCATGTGCACTTCATCGGGCCCGGCGTCGTCGAACAGGCCCTCGCCACCGGGACCACCACCCTCGTCGGCGGCGGCACCGGACCCGCCGAGGGCAGCAAGGCCACCACCGTCACCCCGGGACCCTGGCACATGGCCCGGATGTTCGAGGCCCTGGACACCTTCCCCGTCAACATCGGCCTGCTCGGCAAGGGCAACACGATGTCCCGCGAGGCCATGCACTCCCAACTGCGCGGCGGGGCCTTGGGATTCAAGATCCACGAGGACTGGGGGGCGACCCCCGCGGTGATCGACACCTGCCTGGACGTCTGTGACGAGACCGGCACCCAACTCGCCATCCACACCGACACCTTGAACGAGGCCGGGTTCGTCGGCGACACCCTCGCGGCCATCAAGGGCCGCACCATCCACACGTACCACACCGAGGGCGCGGGCGGCGGGCACGCGCCCGACATCATCACCGTGGTCTCCGAGCCTCATGTGCTGCCCAGTTCGACCAACCCCACCCGGCCGCACACCGTCAACACCATCAAAGAGCACCTCGACATGCTGATGGTGTGCCATCACCTCAACCCGGCCGTACCGGAGGACCTCGCCTTCGCCGAGTCCCGCATCCGCGGCACGACGATCGCTGCCGAGGACATCCTGCACGACCTCGGTGCCATCTCGATCATGTCCTCCGACTCCCAGGCCATGGGCCGGGTCGGTGAAGTGATCATGCGCACCTGGCAGACCGCCCACGTCATGAAGAACCGGCGGGGCGCCCTGCCCGGCGACGGTGACGCCGACAACCACCGGGCCCGGCGCTACGTCGCCAAGTACACGATCAACCCGGCCGTCGCGCAGGGCCTGGACCACCTCGTCGGGTCCGTCGAATCCGGCAAGCTCGCCGACCTCGTCCTGTGGGAACCCGCGTTCTTCGGCGTCAAGCCGCTGCTCGTCCTCAAGGGCGGCCACATCGCCTACGCGCAACTGGGCGACGCCAACGCCTCCATCCCCACCCCGCAGCCCGTCCTGCCCCGCCCGATGTTCGGCGCGCTCGGCCGGGCCGCGGCGGCGGGATCCGTCAACTTCACCGCACCGGCGGCGATCGAGGACGGCCTGCCCGAACGGCTCGGCCTCGGCAAGGAGTTCGCTGTCATCGGCTCCACCCGCCGGACGACCAAGGCCGACATGCGGGAGAATGACGCGATGCCCCGGGTCGAGGTCGACCCCGACCGGTTCCAGGTACGGATCGACGGCGATCTCGTCGAACAGCAGCCGGTCGAGGAACTGCCCATGGCCCAGCGCTACTTCCTCTTCTGA
- a CDS encoding urease subunit beta (Urease beta-subunit; Urease isa nickel-dependent metalloenzyme that catalyzes the hydrolysis of urea to form ammonia and carbon dioxide. Nickel-dependent ureases are foundin bacteria, archaea, fungi and plants. Their primary role is to allow the use of...; cd00407;~alpha-beta subunit interface [polypeptide binding];~gamma-beta subunit interface [polypeptide binding];~identified by MetaGeneAnnotator; putative;~urease subunit beta [Streptomyces cattleya NRRL 8057= DSM46488]), which yields MIPGEILFADGPVALNEGRPVTRLTVLNTADRPVQVGSHYHFAEVNPGLDVDRVAARGLRLHIAAGTAVRFEPGVPVEVELVPLAGDRIVPGLRGETAGPLDPESDAAAEGRPNGADRA from the coding sequence ATGATCCCCGGGGAGATCCTTTTCGCGGACGGTCCCGTGGCCCTGAACGAGGGCCGCCCCGTCACCCGCCTCACCGTCCTCAACACCGCCGACCGGCCCGTCCAGGTCGGCTCCCACTACCACTTCGCCGAGGTCAACCCCGGTCTCGACGTCGACCGCGTGGCCGCCCGCGGGCTGCGGCTGCACATCGCCGCCGGCACCGCCGTACGCTTCGAGCCCGGTGTCCCGGTCGAGGTCGAGCTGGTGCCACTGGCCGGCGACCGGATCGTGCCGGGCCTGCGCGGCGAGACGGCCGGCCCGCTGGACCCCGAGAGCGACGCGGCCGCCGAGGGCCGCCCGAACGGAGCCGACCGTGCCTGA
- a CDS encoding urease subunit gamma (Urease gamma-subunit; Urease isa nickel-dependent metalloenzyme that catalyzes the hydrolysis of urea to form ammonia and carbon dioxide. Nickel-dependent ureases are foundin bacteria, archaea, fungi and plants. Their primary role is to allow the use...; cd00390;~alpha-gamma subunit interface [polypeptide binding];~beta-gamma subunit interface [polypeptide binding];~identified by MetaGeneAnnotator; putative;~urease subunit gamma [Streptomyces cattleya NRRL 8057= DSM46488]), whose protein sequence is MRLSPHEQERLLIHVAADVAEKRRARGVKLNHPEAVALITVHILEGARDGRTVAELMTSGRTVLTSKDVMDGVPQMIRDVQVEATFPDGTKLVTVHEPIFPGEPR, encoded by the coding sequence GTGCGACTCAGCCCCCACGAGCAGGAGCGCCTGCTCATCCATGTCGCGGCCGACGTGGCCGAGAAGCGCCGGGCGCGCGGGGTGAAGCTCAACCACCCCGAGGCCGTCGCCCTCATCACCGTCCACATCCTGGAAGGCGCCCGGGACGGCCGGACCGTGGCGGAGCTGATGACCTCCGGACGCACCGTGCTCACCAGCAAGGACGTCATGGACGGCGTTCCCCAGATGATCCGGGACGTCCAGGTCGAGGCCACCTTCCCGGACGGCACCAAGCTCGTCACCGTCCACGAGCCCATCTTCCCGGGGGAGCCCCGATGA
- a CDS encoding axe family addiction module antitoxin (Antitoxin Phd_YefM, type II toxin-antitoxin system;cl09153;~axe family addiction module antitoxin [Streptomyces himastatinicus ATCC53653];~identified by MetaGeneAnnotator; putative) has protein sequence MVYEIPVTQARAELADLINRVVYGDERVVVTRHGKPLVALVSAADLERLEALRETEDEPVISSVSTLRGVASAPGEQRRFGIAAHHRGPGSGD, from the coding sequence ATGGTCTATGAGATTCCGGTGACGCAAGCGCGCGCAGAGCTCGCGGATCTGATCAACCGCGTCGTGTACGGCGACGAACGCGTCGTCGTCACCCGGCACGGGAAGCCCCTCGTCGCCCTCGTGTCCGCCGCTGACCTGGAACGACTCGAAGCCCTGCGGGAGACCGAGGACGAGCCGGTGATCAGCTCGGTGTCCACGCTGCGCGGCGTCGCGTCCGCTCCGGGTGAACAGCGCCGCTTCGGCATCGCCGCCCACCACCGAGGCCCGGGTTCCGGGGACTGA
- a CDS encoding ATP-dependent clp protease proteolytic subunit (ATP-dependent Clp protease proteolytic subunit [Streptomyces venezuelae ATCC10712];~ATP-dependent Clp protease proteolytic subunit; Reviewed;~Caseinolytic protease (ClpP) is an ATP-dependent, highly conserved serine protease; cd07017;~active site residues [active];~identified by MetaGeneAnnotator; putative;~oligomer interface [polypeptide binding]) codes for MQMRHVLPEFTERTSFGVRTLDPYAKLFGERIVMLGTPVDEAAANDVVAQFLQLDYAAPEQVISLYINSPGGSVTAMTAIYDTIRTVSCEVETICLGQAVGPAAVLLAAGAPGRRLALPRARIVLEQPALDEPMRGQPSDLDVQARELLRQRDLTAALLAEHTGRERAAVDADIDRTTVLDASGARAYGLVDHVVRSRHDTAGPDAGDGRPGAGEE; via the coding sequence ATGCAGATGCGTCATGTCCTTCCGGAGTTCACGGAGCGCACGTCCTTCGGGGTCCGCACGCTCGATCCGTACGCGAAACTCTTCGGCGAGCGGATCGTCATGCTGGGCACGCCGGTCGACGAAGCAGCCGCGAACGACGTCGTCGCCCAGTTCCTGCAGCTGGACTACGCGGCGCCGGAGCAGGTGATCAGCCTCTACATCAACTCCCCCGGCGGCTCGGTCACCGCGATGACCGCGATCTACGACACGATCCGCACGGTCTCGTGCGAGGTGGAGACCATCTGCCTCGGCCAGGCCGTCGGCCCGGCCGCGGTGCTCCTCGCGGCGGGCGCGCCGGGCCGCCGACTCGCCCTGCCCCGCGCCCGGATCGTCCTGGAGCAGCCCGCGCTCGACGAGCCGATGCGGGGACAGCCCAGCGATCTCGACGTGCAGGCGCGGGAACTGCTGCGCCAGCGGGATCTGACCGCCGCACTGCTCGCCGAGCACACCGGGCGGGAGCGGGCGGCCGTCGACGCCGACATCGACCGGACCACGGTCCTCGACGCGTCGGGCGCGCGGGCGTACGGACTGGTGGACCACGTCGTCCGCAGCCGCCACGACACCGCCGGCCCGGACGCCGGGGACGGCCGGCCCGGGGCCGGGGAGGAGTGA
- a CDS encoding hypothetical protein (identified by MetaGeneAnnotator; putative;~sequence version:1), whose amino-acid sequence MVPELPPLPALTRAEGELVDAYLEVVDLLGRINPARADHTYGALRAAQALVGRATALRDALTTMHLRGESEVHADTLARALRVLDGERRSGRVIVPGERAG is encoded by the coding sequence GTGGTTCCGGAGCTGCCGCCGCTGCCGGCCCTGACCCGCGCCGAGGGCGAGCTCGTCGACGCGTATCTGGAGGTCGTCGATCTGCTCGGGCGGATCAACCCCGCCCGGGCCGACCACACCTACGGCGCGCTCCGGGCCGCGCAGGCCCTGGTCGGGCGGGCGACGGCGCTGCGCGACGCGCTGACGACGATGCATCTGCGGGGCGAGAGCGAGGTGCACGCGGACACCCTGGCGCGGGCGCTGCGCGTCCTGGACGGGGAGCGGCGGTCAGGGCGGGTCATCGTCCCCGGGGAACGGGCCGGTTGA
- a CDS encoding NLP/P60 family protein (NLP/P60 family protein [Streptomyces pristinaespiralis ATCC25486];~NlpC/P60 family; cl11438;~identified by MetaGeneAnnotator; putative), with protein sequence MTAQMHVPFLLSRAGAVSALTLAAVGGTLVAPGAAPDAEAAPSYAYRALNVAASKKGSPYRYGATGPGRFDCSGLTQYAFRKAGKKLPRTAQQQYNKTRHISASRRQKGDLVFFHSGGRVYHVGIYAGNNKIWHSPKTGSWVKLERIWTSKVLYGRVR encoded by the coding sequence ATGACTGCGCAGATGCATGTCCCGTTCCTGCTGTCCCGGGCCGGAGCCGTCTCGGCTCTCACCCTGGCCGCCGTCGGCGGCACCCTGGTCGCTCCCGGCGCCGCGCCGGACGCCGAGGCCGCGCCGTCGTACGCCTACAGGGCGCTGAACGTCGCCGCGTCGAAGAAGGGGTCCCCGTACCGCTACGGGGCCACCGGACCTGGCCGGTTCGACTGCTCGGGCCTGACCCAGTACGCGTTCCGCAAGGCGGGCAAAAAGCTGCCGCGCACGGCACAGCAGCAGTACAACAAGACCCGCCACATCTCCGCGTCCCGCCGCCAGAAGGGGGACCTCGTGTTCTTCCACTCCGGCGGACGGGTGTACCACGTGGGGATCTACGCGGGGAACAACAAGATCTGGCACTCCCCCAAGACGGGTTCCTGGGTGAAGCTGGAGCGGATCTGGACCTCGAAGGTGCTCTACGGACGGGTGCGCTGA